In the Candidatus Cloacimonas acidaminovorans str. Evry genome, one interval contains:
- the murJ gene encoding murein biosynthesis integral membrane protein MurJ, producing MEAKGTHRTLAKNISVMSIGVFISRIFGLIRDQVMAYFFGTTSLNDAFNVGYNIPNLLRRLFGEGALSTAFVPLYNDIKIKQGKEKQIEFALNLLSVLTFILCILTILGIALAPLIVKCLYPGLASETKVLAIKLTRIIFPYLFFIGLSSTFIAILNSHNYFFMTGLSSALLNIGMIATVLIPYFVLKVSGEDLIVWAGGGVLVGGFLQTVINLPYLKKIGYRWAIYLKFGSEALSVLWKRFIPSMIGIGIREINLIADALMASFLPTGSITALNFGNRLMQLPLGIFAISTGTAVLPFYSRCVSTENYQELSESIRFSGLNLAYIMLPVTTIILALGEDFVRILFESGAFQEDAVWMTSQALVFYSLGLIFYGLNQTITPVFYAYKDTKTPVKIAAGMVALNITLNFILMQFMAHRGLALSTSITACVNFFILRTLIRKKMPEISFSGIAINIIKSLLICGVLYLLLYISCNLFPVSGRIALLIRDAILSVITLGLFYLTGILLKIDYLNQAGKKLCQRFLKK from the coding sequence ATGGAAGCTAAAGGCACTCATCGGACTTTGGCAAAAAACATCAGTGTGATGTCCATTGGTGTATTCATCAGCCGCATTTTCGGTTTAATTAGAGACCAGGTGATGGCTTATTTCTTTGGCACAACTTCTTTGAATGATGCCTTTAATGTGGGCTACAATATTCCCAATTTATTAAGACGCCTTTTTGGAGAAGGAGCACTTTCCACAGCTTTTGTTCCTCTTTATAATGACATTAAGATTAAGCAGGGTAAGGAAAAACAGATAGAATTTGCTTTGAACCTGCTGAGCGTTTTAACTTTTATTCTTTGTATCTTAACAATTTTAGGAATAGCTCTTGCCCCGTTGATTGTGAAATGTCTTTATCCAGGTTTAGCATCTGAAACGAAAGTTCTGGCTATAAAGCTTACGCGGATTATTTTTCCCTATCTGTTTTTCATTGGCTTATCTTCTACTTTTATTGCCATTTTGAACTCGCATAACTATTTTTTTATGACGGGACTTTCTTCCGCTTTACTCAATATCGGGATGATTGCCACAGTTCTTATTCCCTATTTTGTGTTAAAAGTGAGTGGAGAGGATTTAATTGTTTGGGCTGGTGGGGGAGTTTTAGTAGGGGGTTTTTTACAAACGGTAATCAATCTGCCTTACCTGAAAAAAATTGGTTACCGTTGGGCGATTTATCTAAAGTTTGGTTCGGAGGCATTATCTGTTCTCTGGAAGCGCTTTATTCCCAGTATGATAGGAATTGGAATTCGGGAAATTAATTTGATAGCGGATGCGTTGATGGCATCTTTTTTACCAACTGGTTCAATTACGGCATTAAATTTTGGCAATCGTTTAATGCAATTACCCTTAGGTATTTTTGCCATTTCCACGGGAACAGCTGTTCTTCCTTTTTATTCACGCTGTGTTTCCACTGAAAATTATCAAGAGCTCTCGGAAAGTATTCGTTTTTCGGGTTTGAATTTGGCTTACATTATGCTGCCGGTAACGACTATTATTTTAGCTTTGGGTGAGGACTTTGTACGCATTTTATTTGAAAGTGGAGCTTTTCAGGAAGACGCGGTTTGGATGACTTCCCAGGCGTTAGTATTTTATTCCTTGGGTTTAATTTTTTATGGCTTGAATCAAACAATTACCCCTGTATTTTATGCTTATAAAGATACCAAAACACCTGTGAAAATTGCTGCGGGAATGGTAGCTTTAAATATAACCCTGAATTTTATTCTGATGCAGTTTATGGCTCATCGGGGTTTAGCTTTATCTACTTCTATAACTGCCTGTGTAAATTTCTTTATATTGCGTACCCTGATCCGTAAAAAGATGCCGGAAATATCTTTTTCGGGGATTGCCATAAATATTATTAAATCCCTTTTGATTTGTGGTGTCTTATATCTTTTGCTCTATATAAGCTGTAATCTTTTCCCTGTAAGCGGCAGAATTGCTTTACTAATAAGAGATGCAATACTTTCTGTTATTACTCTCGGGCTGTTTTATCTCACCGGTATCCTGTTAAAAATTGATTATCTTAATCAGGCAGGCAAAAAATTATGCCAGCGTTTTCTGAAGAAATAG
- a CDS encoding DNA polymerase III subunit, with amino-acid sequence MLPKIKGQENALELLDKAIENDRIAQAYLFYGSDGVGKFTTALYFGMAVNCLATSELKPCGECDACHKFLQLEHPDFVYLFPTPNLNLSVEGEIKNTDAQKSYEAYLQNKINTPWKDFFFKDATEIRKESITLLNKRLELSIHEAKYRIVIIEDADMMNNATANAFLKTLEEPPERTIIILITERLPLILPTILSRTQPVYFKPLTRGVIEEILINEFEINSALARSASRICAGNLKTAIRIASESESLSSNWAFEIFSLAAEENDLGYLELAERYKKQQTIDQVIDLLKYIRIIASDLGSLSTNPDSEITNIDKLDFLKPIAEANLGIDDRLYDFLLFLEDLNRKVEGYANLNLVLTNLYLNCKHLLKP; translated from the coding sequence ATGTTACCCAAAATAAAAGGACAGGAAAATGCCTTAGAGCTTTTAGATAAGGCAATTGAAAATGATCGTATAGCTCAGGCATATCTTTTTTACGGAAGTGATGGAGTTGGTAAATTTACCACTGCCCTCTATTTCGGAATGGCAGTTAATTGTTTAGCTACCAGCGAATTAAAACCCTGTGGCGAGTGTGATGCCTGTCATAAATTTTTGCAGTTGGAGCATCCTGATTTCGTTTATCTCTTTCCTACTCCCAATTTGAATCTCAGTGTAGAGGGAGAGATTAAGAATACGGACGCTCAAAAATCGTATGAAGCATATTTGCAGAATAAAATTAACACTCCTTGGAAGGACTTTTTTTTCAAAGACGCTACGGAAATCCGTAAAGAAAGCATTACGCTATTGAACAAACGCCTGGAACTATCCATCCATGAAGCAAAATACAGAATAGTAATTATTGAAGATGCAGATATGATGAATAATGCTACTGCCAATGCTTTTCTAAAAACCCTGGAAGAACCTCCGGAACGAACTATTATAATTCTCATTACTGAACGCTTGCCATTAATTTTACCGACGATACTTTCCCGCACTCAACCTGTTTATTTTAAGCCCTTAACAAGGGGTGTAATTGAGGAAATTCTAATCAACGAATTTGAAATCAATTCCGCTTTAGCCAGGTCTGCTTCCAGAATTTGTGCCGGTAACTTGAAAACTGCCATTAGAATTGCTTCGGAAAGTGAATCCCTTTCCAGTAATTGGGCTTTTGAAATCTTTTCCCTGGCAGCAGAAGAAAATGATTTGGGTTATTTGGAATTGGCAGAAAGGTATAAAAAACAGCAAACAATAGACCAGGTAATTGATTTACTAAAATATATCCGGATTATTGCCAGTGACTTAGGTTCCCTTTCTACTAATCCTGATAGCGAAATTACCAATATAGATAAATTAGATTTCTTGAAACCAATCGCAGAAGCAAATTTAGGAATAGATGACCGACTTTATGATTTCCTGCTTTTTCTGGAAGACCTCAATCGTAAAGTTGAGGGTTATGCCAATTTGAATTTGGTGCTGACCAACCTCTATTTAAACTGTAAACATTTGCTGAAACCATAA
- a CDS encoding GNAT family N-acetyltransferase: MKYFRKLVGEKCYLSPVSMDDVEKYTEWLNDMEIGQFVTLSQIVLDMEKETELLRKLMRENYIFAIVEKDTNKVIGNCGIHQVSQVHRNASLGIFIGEKTFWNQGIGTEATSLLLDFAFNILNLHNVYLSVMSYNKRAIRCYEKIGFKKVGVQREFMFVSGQYHDVFIYDILASEFTSPYVKKIYDYSISDEAGRSKISIV; encoded by the coding sequence ATGAAATATTTTAGAAAACTGGTAGGAGAAAAGTGTTATCTTTCCCCCGTTTCTATGGATGATGTGGAAAAATACACGGAATGGCTGAATGATATGGAAATAGGGCAATTTGTAACACTATCTCAGATAGTTCTGGATATGGAAAAGGAAACGGAGCTGTTGCGTAAATTGATGCGGGAGAATTATATTTTTGCCATTGTGGAAAAAGATACTAATAAGGTTATCGGAAATTGTGGAATTCATCAGGTCTCACAAGTTCACAGAAATGCTTCTCTGGGAATTTTTATTGGGGAAAAGACCTTTTGGAATCAGGGTATTGGAACTGAGGCAACGAGTTTGCTTCTGGATTTTGCTTTCAACATTTTAAATCTGCATAATGTTTATCTTTCCGTGATGTCCTATAACAAGCGTGCTATTCGTTGTTATGAAAAAATCGGGTTTAAAAAAGTGGGAGTACAAAGAGAATTTATGTTTGTTTCAGGACAATATCACGATGTTTTTATTTACGATATACTGGCAAGCGAATTCACCAGTCCCTATGTGAAAAAGATTTATGACTATAGCATCAGTGATGAAGCGGGACGCAGTAAAATAAGCATTGTTTAA
- the dusB gene encoding tRNA dihydrouridine synthase DusB, translated as MTVPFLNKPLLFLAPLAGYSDSAFRQICKNWGAEVLYSEMVSADGLTRNSAKTLQYVQFDESEHPFGIQIFGSNPLIMARAVEVLLPLKPDFMDINMGCPVKKVIRKGAGSALMQTPSLAGKIVKEVKNALLGRIPLSVKFRSGWNFQNQNYLQFGLMLQECGADFLCLHPRTSSQMFSGTSNWEQIKILKQNVQIPVVGNGDIKTPEDAQRMITETNCDGIMIGRGALGKPWLFAQSRQLISTGTYNPVIQKEIVKTIFAHLDKALLYKSEDVVVREMRAHLCFYTKGILGGAELRNQINHTENISELKAIILKGFSRIG; from the coding sequence ATGACCGTTCCCTTTTTAAATAAGCCACTTCTATTTTTAGCCCCTTTAGCCGGCTATAGCGATTCCGCATTTCGCCAAATTTGTAAAAATTGGGGAGCTGAGGTCTTATACAGCGAAATGGTTAGTGCTGATGGCTTAACCAGAAATTCCGCTAAGACCTTACAATATGTTCAGTTTGATGAGTCAGAGCACCCTTTCGGCATCCAAATTTTTGGCAGTAATCCACTCATAATGGCAAGAGCGGTTGAGGTATTATTACCTTTAAAACCTGATTTTATGGATATTAATATGGGCTGTCCGGTGAAAAAAGTTATCCGCAAGGGAGCTGGTTCAGCTTTAATGCAGACCCCTTCTTTAGCTGGAAAAATAGTTAAAGAAGTTAAAAATGCTCTCTTAGGGAGGATACCTTTAAGTGTTAAATTTCGTAGTGGATGGAATTTCCAAAATCAGAATTATTTACAATTTGGATTAATGTTGCAGGAATGCGGAGCCGATTTTCTCTGTTTGCATCCCAGAACTTCAAGCCAGATGTTTTCGGGCACCAGCAATTGGGAACAGATAAAAATCCTGAAACAAAATGTCCAAATTCCGGTTGTTGGAAATGGAGATATTAAAACTCCGGAAGACGCACAAAGAATGATAACAGAGACCAATTGTGACGGAATAATGATTGGTAGAGGTGCTTTAGGGAAACCCTGGCTTTTTGCGCAAAGTCGCCAGCTGATTTCTACCGGAACTTACAATCCTGTAATCCAAAAAGAAATCGTGAAGACCATTTTTGCCCATTTGGATAAAGCATTGCTGTATAAATCGGAAGATGTTGTTGTGAGAGAAATGCGTGCACATCTTTGCTTTTATACTAAAGGCATTTTAGGAGGAGCTGAATTACGCAATCAAATAAATCATACAGAAAACATTAGCGAACTGAAAGCAATCATCCTGAAGGGATTTTCGCGTATAGGATAG
- a CDS encoding HD domain-containing phosphohydrolase: protein MSYNFSSNYQINKMLNSVVESITNLAEEQLLHIQRLTRIGESLSSETDLDKIFDMILEEGISFTRADAATIYTVNEDATKLQFEIVYNATLNLRKGGTRGPVNWKSIDLYDEKGNPVDNKIVTNVYHHKQSLCFADVYKAEGYDVSGTMKTDRENNYRCKSMLTIPLKNHEDTVLGVIQFINAMDEEGNIVSFTDEHKTMLSSLASQAAIALSNKKLIENLEELLNQFIRSIAGAIERKSKYSSNHITRVAMLTEMIATKINEKGEKYFPGRKFSENELKELSMAGWMHDVGKIVTPEAIMDKSTKLETICDRIELVKLRLEKLELLLTCLQLKLKEDEFADFIHQNIDSELEPADFRNYLANITNFLINVNVGKEFVDKADLEKVEKLGKINFEYEGKRYFIFTEDEKKNMQISGRGTFTPEEMKIMQDHVAITWEMLSQLSFPKKYENVAFYAATHHEALNGKGYPNGYTAEKLPLQSRILAVADIFEALTASDRPYKTAKTLSESLNIMGYMVKEGHLDKDLVNFFLDSGLYKEYADRFMNKEYIDEVNIDSIKAIYTNQ from the coding sequence ATGAGTTACAATTTTAGTAGCAACTATCAAATCAACAAAATGCTCAATAGTGTTGTAGAAAGCATCACTAATTTGGCTGAGGAGCAATTATTACATATTCAAAGGTTAACGCGTATTGGCGAATCACTTTCTTCAGAAACCGACTTGGATAAAATATTTGATATGATTCTGGAAGAAGGAATTTCCTTTACCCGAGCCGATGCTGCCACAATTTATACGGTTAATGAGGATGCCACCAAACTTCAGTTTGAAATTGTGTATAATGCTACCTTAAATTTACGCAAGGGAGGAACGCGGGGACCCGTAAACTGGAAAAGCATTGACCTTTACGATGAAAAAGGCAATCCGGTAGATAACAAAATCGTTACCAATGTTTATCATCACAAACAAAGCTTATGTTTCGCTGATGTATACAAAGCGGAGGGCTACGATGTGAGCGGAACTATGAAGACCGATAGAGAAAATAACTATCGCTGTAAGTCAATGCTAACTATACCCTTAAAAAATCATGAGGATACTGTTTTAGGGGTGATTCAATTCATCAATGCTATGGATGAAGAAGGAAACATCGTTTCTTTTACCGATGAGCATAAAACAATGCTTTCTTCGCTTGCTTCGCAGGCAGCTATTGCTCTTTCCAATAAAAAACTGATTGAGAATTTGGAAGAACTATTGAATCAATTTATCCGTTCCATTGCCGGTGCCATTGAAAGAAAGTCCAAATACTCTTCCAATCATATAACCCGCGTAGCAATGCTGACGGAAATGATAGCCACTAAAATTAACGAAAAGGGAGAAAAATATTTCCCGGGACGCAAATTCAGCGAAAACGAACTAAAAGAACTTTCTATGGCTGGCTGGATGCACGATGTTGGTAAAATTGTCACTCCTGAAGCAATTATGGATAAAAGCACAAAACTGGAAACAATTTGTGACCGCATAGAGCTGGTAAAATTGCGTTTGGAAAAACTGGAACTATTGCTAACCTGCTTGCAGTTAAAGCTAAAGGAAGATGAATTTGCCGATTTTATCCATCAAAATATAGACAGCGAACTGGAGCCCGCGGATTTTCGTAATTATCTTGCTAATATAACCAACTTCCTTATCAATGTAAATGTAGGCAAAGAATTTGTTGATAAAGCCGATTTAGAAAAAGTGGAAAAACTCGGAAAGATAAATTTTGAATATGAAGGAAAGCGTTACTTTATTTTTACGGAAGACGAAAAAAAGAATATGCAGATTAGTGGCAGAGGAACATTTACTCCTGAAGAAATGAAAATTATGCAAGATCATGTTGCCATCACCTGGGAAATGCTTTCTCAACTATCTTTCCCCAAAAAGTATGAAAATGTAGCTTTCTATGCAGCTACTCATCATGAAGCGCTCAATGGAAAGGGTTATCCTAATGGCTATACAGCGGAAAAATTACCTTTGCAGTCCCGTATTTTAGCTGTAGCAGATATCTTTGAAGCATTAACCGCTTCCGATAGACCCTATAAAACAGCCAAGACCTTAAGCGAGTCATTAAATATTATGGGTTATATGGTTAAGGAAGGTCATCTGGATAAAGACCTAGTAAATTTCTTTTTGGATAGCGGACTTTACAAAGAATATGCCGATCGCTTTATGAATAAGGAATATATTGATGAGGTAAATATTGATTCCATAAAAGCCATATACACTAATCAATGA
- the trmB gene encoding tRNA (guanosine(46)-N7)-methyltransferase TrmB, producing the protein MISDRNFFVIKPQINEEGKFICLNPVDLFHNSHSLYLEIGCGKGEFIARYSILHPEYNYIGLEAAEKRINNTLKKLTPEQNPNVRLMRLYVDNSICQLFPAESVSGVFIQYPDPWPKRKHHRRRLIQQEFLSSLAMILKPLAQVQITTDNSDYATWILDEFLAHPSFISVYEELMLKESPFEEHIPTWYESEQRRQGFEPQYMLFKRI; encoded by the coding sequence ATTTCTGATCGGAATTTCTTTGTTATCAAACCGCAGATAAATGAAGAGGGCAAATTTATATGCCTGAATCCGGTTGATTTGTTTCATAATTCCCATTCCTTGTATCTGGAAATCGGTTGTGGCAAGGGTGAATTTATTGCCCGCTACTCCATTCTGCATCCGGAATACAATTATATCGGTTTGGAAGCGGCGGAAAAAAGAATCAACAACACACTCAAGAAATTAACGCCGGAACAAAACCCCAATGTGCGTCTTATGCGTTTGTATGTTGATAATTCAATCTGCCAGCTATTTCCTGCAGAATCGGTTTCCGGGGTTTTTATTCAATATCCTGATCCCTGGCCCAAACGCAAACATCATCGCCGTCGTTTAATTCAACAGGAATTTTTGAGTTCTCTGGCAATGATTTTAAAACCGCTAGCTCAAGTTCAAATCACCACTGATAATAGCGATTATGCTACCTGGATTTTAGATGAGTTTTTAGCTCATCCCAGTTTTATATCCGTCTATGAAGAACTTATGCTTAAAGAATCACCTTTTGAAGAACATATTCCCACCTGGTATGAATCCGAACAAAGGCGACAGGGCTTTGAGCCACAATATATGTTATTTAAACGAATTTAG